The following is a genomic window from Fundidesulfovibrio soli.
CAGGCCATGCGCTCCGGGGTCACCTTCTCGCCCGCGAACACGCTCATCACGGTCGAAGCCTTGGAACTGGCCGCCATGCTGGCCAGGTTGTTCAGGGCCAGGTTGTCGCCCAGGAACTTGCCCGCGCGCGTCTCCACGGTGAGCAGGCCCACGGTGGCCTCGGGCGGCACGCCGTAGCGCTGACGCACCTCGTCCAGAACGGCCTTGTTGGCCAGGTAGAACTCCTTGGCCTCGCCCAGGCGCTCGGGGGTGATGATGGCCTCGTACATCTGCGGCGGGCCGCTGGCGGCCAGGGCCTTCAGGTCGTCCTGCACCTGCCGCGGGGCCTTGGCCTGCTCCTGCACGGCCAGGGTGAGCATGTCCAGGCTGTAGCGGCCGTCCACGGGCAGGCCGTGCTCACGCTGGAAGGCCCGCACGCCGCTGCGGAACAGGTAGTCCGGCCGCCCGTTGGCGGGCCCGCTGAAATAGCCCAGCTCGGTGAAGCGCTTCTGGAGTTCGCGCACCACGTCGGAGCCGAACTTGGAGGTGTACATCTCCAGGAGCTTCTTGCCCATGGGGTCCACGCTGAAGCGCACGTCCGGCCTGGAGAACGCCGCCTTGACCTGCGCCGCGGGGATGCCGTCGGCCGTCAGGCGGGTTTTCACCGCGTCGAACTCGGCCGCCAGGGCGGCGGTGGCCAGCAGCACCATGAGGCAGGCTCCGAGCAGCCGTGCGCCAAAGGAAATCCTCATCATTCTCAGCCCTCCGAGAGCATTTTGCCCAGATCCAGCAGGGCGGCCCG
Proteins encoded in this region:
- a CDS encoding lytic murein transglycosylase, with translation MMRISFGARLLGACLMVLLATAALAAEFDAVKTRLTADGIPAAQVKAAFSRPDVRFSVDPMGKKLLEMYTSKFGSDVVRELQKRFTELGYFSGPANGRPDYLFRSGVRAFQREHGLPVDGRYSLDMLTLAVQEQAKAPRQVQDDLKALAASGPPQMYEAIITPERLGEAKEFYLANKAVLDEVRQRYGVPPEATVGLLTVETRAGKFLGDNLALNNLASMAASSKASTVMSVFAGEKVTPERMAWLDSKAAEKAAWAYNELKALFTYGERNKLDIAAMPGSIYGAIGVSQFMPTSLLRFGMDGDGDGVVDIFNVRDAVNSMGNYLRAHGFTGNLDDEATLRESLFRYNHSETYVNTIMAVAHYLKGGQALP